The Mercurialis annua linkage group LG7, ddMerAnnu1.2, whole genome shotgun sequence genome includes the window TTGAATGATAAAAAGTTCAAAGTAGTATTTAGTATTTCTCTCATTTCTAAATTAATGCttgatcatttttaaattttaattttcccattatatttttaaactttaaaaattaattttttttaaaataaaaattgagagactttttttaaaatttctacaTTACGTACCCATTATAGAAGCAATCATCGGCCGGAAAACGAGGAGTTGGTTCTCCTCGTATTCATTCCATATCCACTGATCTCGCCAGAAGGAACCCGATGAGTTCAACCTCTTTGAGGATGAACCCGAGTTCATCCGATGAATTTGCGGGAATTACTGAGTGTAAAAAAACCTTTGTTTAGGTGTATGAGTCATGTCATTCATGTTATCATCCACGTAGGAAAGAGATGAtggaaaatttgaattatttaaccccgtcaaaaataaaagcattagtAGGATGGGTTTGCAACGTAAGGGttgtatttaagccaaaaacaagCTCAGTGGAAAATCTGGATTTTGGGGTAAAGATTAAGGGCATAAACAAAccttttttcaaatagaatagttatttttttttgttaatggaATAATAActctataaaatattattttataatttataaataaaaagtagcTATTAGATTCATTACGAAATAACTATTTCATTTCATAATACATAGCTAATATTTAGCTCAATTTAACATATCAACGAGTACATCTTATGCAAATTCAAGTATATATTGACCAAATTGAATCTATTAGACTTAAAATGAATAAATGCATAGAAATAGAATAATTGAATCAAAAGTTTAGTTTTGAAGTTAATATATCAAGAGTTGTGAATTTACATAacaaattaacatttaaaaattaccaaattattaaaaaaaattggtaatttcataaaaattcaccaactttacacgtttttttagtttaatcacattattaaaaaaatttcataaaaatacaccaactttcattttttttccaaattcatacatggtgTTGACGTGTCACTTATTCATTGGTacaatttgctgaggtgtaagtcatttttaaccgATGAATGAGTAACACATCAACATggtatataaatttgaaaaaaaaaatgaaagttgatgtatttttatgaaaagttttaaaaaatgtgattaaattgagaaaacgtgtaaagttggtaaatttttatgacaGAAACCCttaagaaaaactaaaaaaaagtttacattGCTCGTATATTTTAGAACGCATGAAAAgtaatgtgattttttttttacttttcattCGCATAAATTGATGGaattaaattcaattcaaaaagTTGTGGACTAAACTATTAAGGAAAGCCAAAGTTACACTGTAAAATTATGACCTTTAACTTAAGAAAACTCAAACTCtctctttaaatttatatacaagaatgaatgaaaatgaaatacataaataatacaaaatcaAGCCGTGTGATTCAATGATTTAAAAGCTGTGAATGAGACTCACATATGGAGCAAGAAAATCCAGGAACTCAGCTAACATGCTTAGCTCCTTTCATCTCCTATCCAGTTGTTCTTTTCTTTCGGTCCGGTAGGACCTTCTTCCCCGGAAAGCTCCACTGGAAGCTTATAAACTATGTTCTGCACAGAATATCTAAGCATCAACGGCAAACGATCAAGTATTTTGTCTAACTCACTTCTTGAATTGTACACTATTTTTGGACCCCACTCTCTCATGTATTGCAACCAACCAGGTTCAATAATATCTCCTCCTAGATATTCAGCTGCAATGACTTCGTAACGGGTGCTTGAATCCACGTATAAATTACTACGAGCTGCATCGTTTCGTATTCCAATCCCGAGAAATGCAGAACCTTGGATGTAGGTTCTGGGATGAGGATAGCTAGCATGTCCATGTTTAGATGAGTAAACTATGGGTTTATTGCCGTTTATGTACTCCAAATCATAAGGCTCCACCCATTTGCCACCGCTATGCTGAGAGAAATACATACTTGAAAGCTCTCCGTTAAAGTTGCATATGCGAAGAGTGACATGCTCCCAGTCACCCACATGCTGCCCAATCTTGCTCAACGGAAAATTTACGGGTCCGATTTTCAGAGTCGCTGGTCCGTTGAACGGACAGAATATCCACATTGCCAGATCGGTGAAAGTTCCACCATTTGCAGGCTTCACATGAATATAAAGTTTTGCACTTTCCAAATTTCCTTTCTTGACAGTATCTCGACGATCATCACAAGGCAAGTCTATCCAAAATTCGCCATTGTTTGTCCCGTCAGCTGGCAAATTTGAGCCACTAACATCGATAGGTTCGCCTGTCGAATCATCAGCTCTGTATAAGAGCGATCCATTTTCAAAAAACCATGAAACAGATGATGGCAAGTAAACTTCATCCGGATGAAAGAACACTGTGGGACCATAGTTGTTAATCAACGCATGGATCTGTTCGATATTTGGCATGCCGTGTAGTTCAGGATTTACATTCCTCAAGCAAGCAATATTCAGTTCCTCTCCAGATGACCAGTAGCTACCGCAGAAAAATGTGCCAACTGAAACGCCTTTACCTAGCATTCCTCGATGACTCGGTCTTGTGCTCCAAACTTCAAACGGAAAAGATGAAAATTTAGAGAAGACATTAAGTATTGGGCGATAAGCTTGACATTCATCTGTCAGGTCTGCTCTAACACACCTCACTTCATCTAAATCTGGCTTGTCTGGATTGTTGGTAACTATATAACCCAAAGGCTTATATCCTTCAGGAGGCTGAGGTAGCCAGAAGAAGCCGCATCCATCGTaactttcatcatttaaattataCGAACTCCAAACTAATGTATAATCAACGGGCTTCCGCAGAGCAGGTGAATTTCGAACAGAGCTGGCAACGTCTGTGGCTTCCATTTTAGAAACAGTCACCTCCCTCGCCGCAAGAAGAAAGCTTCTTAAAGGCTGGTTGTTAAATTGGCATAGGTGACCGAGGCTATAAAATCTTTCGGGCACTCCTACAGGTTTGTAGAATGAAACACCTTTCTTCTCATCCTGTGGAAGTTTGCACATCCAAACGAACTCGAGCCTCGAGATTTTAACGACTTCAATTTCCCCAAGATTTATCCTTCCAGAAGCAAATCCCAAGCCTGAACATAAACATAAAAGCAAATTACAAATGACAGATACAAGTAGTACAAAAGAAACAACAAAGCTAGACAACCACATCCATTTACACTTGGACAAACAAGTGAATCCAGCTTACTATATCCTTAAGAACTACTTGTCCTGCAAACTCTTCATATTATACAACGCAAAGAAGCACAAAACTACAATGCAGATATGCATAAGGATAAACCATGCTCTGTCTCCTATGCAGCACGAAAATAGAATTGCTGAAATGAATAACTGCGAAACAATATTTTTCTGTAAGAATGGGTTATAAAGATAAAGTTTTCAAGTTTCAGACACGTTTccagaaaagaaaaagaaacgcTGAAACGCAAACTCGAGAAGTTTCTGTGCAATATAGAGTTTAAGTATTTCATAAGCATTTTCAAAAAAGTTAATGAAACGGAAAAACATAGGAATCGAGAAGTTTTCGTACAATATAAAGCGTCTCAAAACACAAAGGTGACTTGGTATAGAAAATAGCAAAAAGATATCTAACTCATATTCTGCCTGCCCAAAAAGACAAAAGGAacaaattttttgcttaaaggTTGAGATTCAAGTTATCTAAAACTAAAATGCAGAGGGACAGACCAAATTCAAATGTGAATATGTGACCAGCACAGCCATCCATGACAAAGAAGATTCAGATATAAGTCAGAACAAAATTTGCTAGCTGACGTTCACAAATTGGGTAAGTAAAAATGGAGATTAGGAGTTACCAATCATGTTATATAAAACAAGAAGCAAGCATTCAGTAAAGTACAAGATGCAGATACAGTTTGCAGAGTGAATAAAGGAGttccaaataaaataattattaggcTTGATTAGCTTCTGCAACTATtagccaaatatatataaaattttgtcATTTGCTCTTGCTCAAAAGTGTGAAACTCAGATTTTATAAAGCTATTAGCTAGAAGAAAAACCAATCAAGGACTTTCTATCCCTGGTTCCATCTGGCAACTACTTTAAGCAAAAGATAATCATAATTTTGAAAACCACCAAAAGGAATTAAATAAGCTTAATCAAGTGAATATTACATAATTGTCAAAATGTAGCAGGTGGCAATTTTACATGAACTGCATTGCTCTTCATTAAAACAGCCAACTTCATTCCTACAAATAGACCACCATCTCAGCTAAAATACAATGTAAGAAGGGCCCACAATGTTCAACACTTCAATATTAAAGAAAATCCAAATCTAATGTAGCAATCAAGGACAAGATTTATCCAAATTTTCAATCTTTGTGGTCATTCACAGAGACCAAAAATTACCCTTTATCTATCTTCACATAGATAGCACGGGACACGGATAAATGGAACACTTGGACATCGGACATGGCGAAACAGTattatttcaataattttatgaaaagtttgatGTCCGAAACGTCGACTGTCCAACACTGTTTCAGAAAACATTGATAGAATGAAGTGTCTGTGCTACCTCGCAGAAGCCATAATCCAAAAACCCAGAAGCACCCATCAATTGCAAAACCAATAAATTAACAATCTAGCAATGACCCAACAAATTTAAGAGCAAAATGTAACGAATCAAAGATAAAAGAATCGATCTTTTAGATGGAAAAATATGAACAAAAAGTACCTGGAGGCCAATGAGGAAGAGAAGCTGGGAGAGAATAGGAGTCTGATTCGGGTGGCAATAGATAATCTATTTTATTCCAATGAAAACATTTGCATCCCAACATCTCCAGATGTTTGTCAGCACAAGAAAAGGTGTAATAGTTTTGGAGTGTTCTTTAAAGAAAGGATCGGATGGAGTGTGGACAAGTGTAAAATATAATTCTGAAAAAGTGGCAAACATGATCCAAGAATTTATAAGTGAAGAAGATAAGGATGAGTGGTATTTGTGTTCATAAAGAATAGTAAAACCTAAAAGTGAAAGAAATTAAATCTTTCAATTATTGGTTGAAGCTTGCTAGATATTGTTCATGGCATTCATTCTCAAGGCTGATCATCACTTTTCTTTTTGAGTTTTGTCCTCTTTACTTTTGGGTAATTTCATCAACAATCCCTCAATTTTCATCAATTTTCTATAATAGTACTTATACTTCAATTTATAACTATATTCCCACTCTATTTTGTAAAGGTTCATATCATCCTCCAATTTAACTCAAACAGTCAAAACTGCccaagtttataattttttgacaaataaaaCTTTAAATCGTAGAAATGCACTTGCGAGCGTGATATTCATTTTCAGGTTAAAGTATAAACTGattcaaatttgataaattgTGTGAATATAAtcataaacaataaaattagatactttaaatttttt containing:
- the LOC126657595 gene encoding hypothetical protein At1g04090 isoform X2, producing MIGLGFASGRINLGEIEVVKISRLEFVWMCKLPQDEKKGVSFYKPVGVPERFYSLGHLCQFNNQPLRSFLLAAREVTVSKMEATDVASSVRNSPALRKPVDYTLVWSSYNLNDESYDGCGFFWLPQPPEGYKPLGYIVTNNPDKPDLDEVRCVRADLTDECQAYRPILNVFSKFSSFPFEVWSTRPSHRGMLGKGVSVGTFFCGSYWSSGEELNIACLRNVNPELHGMPNIEQIHALINNYGPTVFFHPDEVYLPSSVSWFFENGSLLYRADDSTGEPIDVSGSNLPADGTNNGEFWIDLPCDDRRDTVKKGNLESAKLYIHVKPANGGTFTDLAMWIFCPFNGPATLKIGPVNFPLSKIGQHVGDWEHVTLRICNFNGELSSMYFSQHSGGKWVEPYDLEYINGNKPIVYSSKHGHASYPHPRTYIQGSAFLGIGIRNDAARSNLYVDSSTRYEVIAAEYLGGDIIEPGWLQYMREWGPKIVYNSRSELDKILDRLPLMLRYSVQNIVYKLPVELSGEEGPTGPKEKNNWIGDERS
- the LOC126657595 gene encoding hypothetical protein At1g04090 isoform X1 gives rise to the protein MLGCKCFHWNKIDYLLPPESDSYSLPASLPHWPPGLGFASGRINLGEIEVVKISRLEFVWMCKLPQDEKKGVSFYKPVGVPERFYSLGHLCQFNNQPLRSFLLAAREVTVSKMEATDVASSVRNSPALRKPVDYTLVWSSYNLNDESYDGCGFFWLPQPPEGYKPLGYIVTNNPDKPDLDEVRCVRADLTDECQAYRPILNVFSKFSSFPFEVWSTRPSHRGMLGKGVSVGTFFCGSYWSSGEELNIACLRNVNPELHGMPNIEQIHALINNYGPTVFFHPDEVYLPSSVSWFFENGSLLYRADDSTGEPIDVSGSNLPADGTNNGEFWIDLPCDDRRDTVKKGNLESAKLYIHVKPANGGTFTDLAMWIFCPFNGPATLKIGPVNFPLSKIGQHVGDWEHVTLRICNFNGELSSMYFSQHSGGKWVEPYDLEYINGNKPIVYSSKHGHASYPHPRTYIQGSAFLGIGIRNDAARSNLYVDSSTRYEVIAAEYLGGDIIEPGWLQYMREWGPKIVYNSRSELDKILDRLPLMLRYSVQNIVYKLPVELSGEEGPTGPKEKNNWIGDERS